In the Amblyraja radiata isolate CabotCenter1 chromosome 12, sAmbRad1.1.pri, whole genome shotgun sequence genome, TGTGCATAAAGAATTATGAAGTCTTTTATCAGCTCTATTAACAGTGCCAGAGCGCTATTTGAGCTTTGAACAATAAAAATGTGCTTTTGCCAAAAATAATCTGAGtaaactatttatatttagtgCTGTTGCAATGCAAATTTGCTCTTAACTTTGCACTAAATGCAGCATAATTATGCCAAATACAAGCCTTGTAAAATTCTACTTCTAATTTTAAGACATCAGGATTTCTGCTTTGGAGTGATAGTGTCTAATATTCACACTGGTTCCTCGAAAGACAAGCAGAAAATCTCCCATGCCAAGATTAGTACGCAAAGTCACTTTGTCAAACAGTAACTGCAATGTAAATTGGTATACTGTGTTCAAAGTGTTGGCACTCTTTCTTCGATCAATTAAAATGTTTCAAGATTTCTTATAATGTTTTACACTTAGTGTTATTAATATAAAGAATCACATCTGTTTTGTCTGACCCATTGAACTTGAATTGTCAACACTCTTTAGTAATTTGCTCTGCTTATGAGCTATTTCTGGAACAGCAAAGGATTCCAGTTTCTTTGTGCCATTTTCCATGTAGGAATTGTTACAGCCACAGCAGATACAATCTAGACATGCCCTGCGATTTGCATAGCAAGGGCACCTCTGCCCCCTGCAAGTCAAAACACTTGGGGCACACGCTGCCCTCCCACACTTGCACCCAGGTTTCCCTCTTGGCTTTTTATACATAGATTTCGCTGAACCAGCATATTCCTGAATTCTTAATCTCTTTACTGTTTTATATTTAGCATTGTAACTTTTAAccatatttttcaatctttcagTGACACTAGTATGTCTGTTATCAGTCGGTTTCTTTAAGGCAGGTGGACTTGTGTTACATTGTGGCGTGGATGATGTAGGAATGGGCTCAGTGAATGCTTGAATTCCACTTTTATCCTTATTATTTTCTACATTACAACTGTTATTGTTCTGTAACATGGTTTGTTTGCAAATTTTTCTCGTAAAGACATTAACAGCTTTTTTCCTGTCCTTCACACTGACGTGGACAATGTCATTTGATTGATTTGAAATGATAGATTTTTGCACCACCTGCACTTGTACCACCTGGAGAGGCGTCAATTTACTTATTATTTTCATAGCTTTTTCTGTGCAACATAACTCACTAGACTCCATTTCATCCTGCGCCAGCATCATACCTTCTTTTAACAAAATATTCAAGTTAACTGGTAAGGTGTTGTTTTCTGAAATATCCTCCATTATGGCACAACTAGCTATATAGTCACAAAGTTTCTTATAGCAAGTTAGAAGAATACGAAGTTGCTCATTTTCCACAAATGTTCCATGGTCTTTGCACCAACTGCAGAAAGGCTTCATTCGCATTTTCTGCCCTGTGCATCGTTTACAAACAAAATGCTGGCACACTGACTTTTTTGGCCCGACTGGATTTCTCAGGAGATTACCTAAATCAAAGAAACAAAGTTCTCAAATATGGTTACAAGTATTTGTGAAGCAGTTCCAACACAACTGAAAGAAGAAAAACTGTGCATTACTCAAAAATTACTCACAAACATCAGAACCCATTAATTGGTCACTACATGGTTGTCATTATGTAACTGAGTGTGGTAATGGCCTTGACACGTCTGAACAGCACATAcagatctaccccccccccccccccctgccgccgggtggattaaaattaaaattaaaatttgtgTTTCACCATACTATTATTGTAAAAGTTCAGTAAAaggtgtccatgtcttaagaaattgttctggtttttccgccaaggcaagcctaatgttttccaaatgtaatgTCTTGGacatatctgtaatccacatcttcactgtaggaacTGTTGTctgcttccaaaatttaagtattaatttttttgccgttattaggcCATAGTTGAGGAAACGTctgaaatatcgttagcttagaacaggcctctgacatacctaatgtgatcagttttatatcggggtacaatttagttttaagtattttggaaaagatatcaaaaattcccctccagaagttgcCATTATACAAATTTCGAATAGACTTGCAGATGATCAataacaagagtcaagagtgttttattgtcatatgtcctggaagGGACAATaaaattcatacttgctgcagcacaacagaatatgtgaatatataaacatagtacataggggaagagaaaaaaaaagttcaataaataacaaatatagtgcaataataagtcTTTTgcaattcagagctcatagcttatttgttgttgtgtttaatagccggatggctgtagggaaaaagctgttcctgaacctggacgttacagttttcaggctcctgtaccttcttcctgatggcaatggtgaaatgagtatgtggccaggatggtgtgggtctttgatgattttggctgcctttttgaggcagcgactacgatagatcccttcgacggtggtgaGGTccaagccagtgatggactgggcagtggtcacaactttttgtagtcttttccgctcctggacattcaagttgccgaaccaggccacgatgcaaccagtcagaatgctctctaccgtgcacctgtagaa is a window encoding:
- the LOC116979188 gene encoding E3 ubiquitin-protein ligase MSL2-like yields the protein MMNPVTAATTTATATEIYAAACRCAMLLPAAPMRADLARLVPFLRQWLSCAVCGNLLRNPVGPKKSVCQHFVCKRCTGQKMRMKPFCSWCKDHGTFVENEQLRILLTCYKKLCDYIASCAIMEDISENNTLPVNLNILLKEGMMLAQDEMESSELCCTEKAMKIISKLTPLQVVQVQVVQKSIISNQSNDIVHVSVKDRKKAVNVFTRKICKQTMLQNNNSCNVENNKDKSGIQAFTEPIPTSSTPQCNTSPPALKKPTDNRHTSVTERLKNMVKSYNAKYKTVKRLRIQEYAGSAKSMYKKPRGKPGCKCGRAACAPSVLTCRGQRCPCYANRRACLDCICCGCNNSYMENGTKKLESFAVPEIAHKQSKLLKSVDNSSSMGQTKQM